Part of the Pelmatolapia mariae isolate MD_Pm_ZW linkage group LG3_W, Pm_UMD_F_2, whole genome shotgun sequence genome is shown below.
GCACCAGATATGGGATTTTTGAggatttatcacagttaattgtTGTATTATCAGAAACAGACTGGATGTAATTTCCAACTTGACCTCATTCAGCTGCAGACTGATACCAGACTGACTCAGACTTATGGCACCATTTACGGGAggttttagtgacagtgttGGTGTGCTCATTTTGCAGAACAAAATTCAGTTAGCATTGCCTTATTGAATAAAACAAGCTGACAAAATTTAACTCCAAGGGCCATAATTTGCAGCTGAAAAAAGATGATCACAATATACTCAGTATACTCAGTATATCGCAAAATGCAAAATTTTACTATATCAAATCATGAGTGTCGTATTGTGATAGTATCATATTTTGGAGTGTCTGGTGATTCACACCATGAAGaacattgtatttttttactctgaaaAAAGCTGGATGTTAATTTGATGTCTTCATTGACAGAAAACCAAAGCCACTTAGAAATTAGATTATTTGCCTCTGTTTCATTGGTCAATGGTGTTAGCAATTGCTAGTAAATAACAGTTAGCTCATGTGGTCCATGAGATCAGCAGTGCTTTACTCACACTATACACACTGCAGGTAGAGCTTCCGCCACTGCCTGGGCCGCTTTCTGCTTGGCCTATCGGTACCTATCAACTGCTTCCAAAGTCCTACAGGCTAACAATGCCCGACAGGACTCCTTCTTTAGcttggtggctcccttcacctctggtgtccaccatttggttcgggggttaCCACAACAACACGCACCTTGTGCCTTGTGGCCACAGCTCAGTGCAGTGGCTTCAGCAATGGAGGtactgaacatggtccatttggactcaatgtccccagtctccctcagaatgctgttgaagctctgctggACGTGTGCGTTGGAGATCTCCCGGACCAGGGCCTCTATCAGGAATTCCCAGCGCGCCCTCACTATAAGTTTAGGTGTGCCAAGTTTGTCCAACATCCCccaccacctgatccaactgatcaggtggtgatcagttgacaacTCAGCCCCTCTCTTCTGGTCTCCAGAACATATGACCTTAGGTTTGGTTATACGATAATAAAATCGATTATCGACCTGTGGCCTAAggtgtcctggtgccacgtaCACTTATAGACACCCTTATTCTTGAACATGGTGTTCATTAtggacaaactgtggtttgcatagaagtccaataacaaaacacagctCGGGTTCAGATCCAGGAGGCTGTTCCTTCCAGTCATacccctccaggtctcactgtTGTTGCCCACATAACTGTTGAAGTCTCCCAGgaggacaacagagtccccaGGTGAACACCCTTAAGCACCCCACCCAGGaactccaagaaggctgggtatACTGAACCATCATTCAGCACATAAGCACAGACAACAGTCAGGACTTGTTCCCCAAACCTGAAGGCGTAGGGAACAATCCGTCTTGTCCAACTGGAGAATCCCCAGTGTACAGGCAGCAAGCGGAGGGGATATTAGGATACCCACCCCAGTCCACCGCCTCTCACCAAGGGCAAcgccagactgagacagagtccagcccctctccagcaGACAAGTTCAAAAGCCAAAGCCGTGCACTGAGGTAAGCCCAACTATATCTACTCAGTACCTCTCAACCTAACATAGGCTCCTGTCCCACTAGAGAGGTGACTTTCCATGTCCCAATCACTAGTTTTGGTAGTCGGGGATAGGTCCGCTAGGGCAGGGGTTGGCAACCTgtggctccggagccgcatgcggctctttagtccttgtACTGTGGCTCCATGtggtttggaaaaaaaacacatggaGCCGTAGTATTTAACTGAAGTGTATTTTGCAGAGGGTcgggagcagaagtcccattgtcaacataccacggcagacccgatgatgtttgcatgaacatgcttttttttctttattgaccacttttcacacatggttgctgTACCCACACAGCCAGCTGTAGTTTtacagctcacagcccgacacaccaacacaacagcagagagagcacacaCTTTAAGCCAGCGAGGCTTGATTGCAAATGCCGCTCAGGTgtgtccgcctcccctgcagcagcactgcagaccacgccctgccacacacattaaccacgtaaaataaatatttatgcagataaattgcaaaatatttatttttcattttttagcagcatagtgcttttttccaattatttttaaaagtcaggtcaaggctccgcTACAGGCTGCGAAATCCCAAAGGTGATATAAGGATGATTGCTCactacagtttttgtttgctatatgaataatttaagttcagctttttaattcatttaaaagaGACCTTCAACTaggtgtctttcctttttgttatattttttaagagttcaaaatgtgttcattacataaataaaatttaattttctctgtagcacttcatgtatctcataagcaacacactttAGTTGTTTTTACAAAGCATAAagcataaaggaaaaaaaagattaacagtgttatcttcattttagatgtcaaaaagtatttactGCTCCCAGGGCTGCCTGTTGTCACAGATTCTCtttataatttttatggacagaatttctaggtgtagCCAAGTGGTagaaggctttcacttcggtggtctCAGAATGCCATCAtcgcttttcacagatgatgtggttctgttggcttcatctgGTGATgccctccagctcgcactggaatggttcgcagctgagtgtgaagcggtgggaatcagaatcagcacctccatatgtgaggccatggtcctcagctggaaaagcaTGAAGTGCCCACACTGGGTCAGGGACAAGTTCCTGagccaagtggaggagtttaagtatctagTATCTTCCCTTCAGCAccgtagccaggctgacaaaaagtcagagcaccgCTGAGGCAACCattcctttaacgttaactagtaatgacttcatgaatttcCTCACagataaaattttaaccattattacaattgatattcatttagtctttttctccaattgatctttctgagttaacttcagtaattacttcctccaaaccaataatcggctatgtaccacaggccttcaaggtggctgtagttaaacgtttactcaaaaagccatctctagacccagctgtcttagctaattataggccaaacTCCAACTTttctttcatatcaaaaatccttgaaagagtagttgtcaaacagctaacagatcatctgcagaggaatggcttatttgaagagtttcagtcaggtttcagagcttatcacagcacagaaacagctttagtgaaggttacaaatgatctttgTTGGGTCTGAGCCTGGTCAGAATCTCAGAGCAGCAACACTGCACCCAACCTCAGACGACTCCGACCCCATCCGCTTGCAGCCTTTTATTGTGTGAACACAAGCACCACCCATTGtaaaagcactgtgtgtgtgtgtgcatgcatgtgaatGAGTGCGATTGTGTGAGAGAGACTTCATGCTGATCACAAAAGAGTCATCTCCCCTTACCCCTGTATATGGCTTAACGCCTTTAACGGTCCAccatacacaaacacaggtgAGCCTATAAATGGCAGGAAGTAAACATTCCTCACTAAAAAAGGACACCCAGAACCTTACATGCAATATCTGCAGTTAAACACTATAACCTCCTCCATCATTCTACATCTAGGTAGGAGGATAGAAACAgaagaatgtctttgatcagACAGTTTGAAACAAggcttacaaatttaagtacaacaatgacaacatttaacaatttaccCTAACAATCTTATggtctctgacagtggactcctctctgtgcttgtcctgctagaccataatattctattagagtgattagaacatgctgtaggtattacaggtactgcactgcagtggtttgtatcatatctatctaatagactccaatttgtacatgtaaatgaagagtcctcttcacacactaaggttaattatggagttccacagggttcagtgctaggaccaattctgtttacattatacatgcttcccctaggcagcatcaccagaagacatagcatacattttcattgctatgcagatgacacccaactctatctatccttaaagccagataacacacaccaattagttaaactgcaggaatgtcttaaagacataaagacctggatggccgctaactttctgcttcttaattcagataaaactgaggttattgtactctgccctgaaaatcttagaaatatggtatctaaccagattcttactctggatggcattaccttggcctccagtaatgctgtgaggaaccttggagtcatttttgaccaggacatgtccttcaacgcacatattaaacaaatatgtaagactgctttcttccatttgcgcaacatctctaaagttagaaatatcctgtctcagagtgacgctgaaaaactagttcatgcatttattacttccaggctggactactgtaattcattattatcaggatgtccaaaaaactccctgaaaagccttcagttaatccaaaatgctgcagcaagagtcctgacagggactcaaaagagagagcatatttctcctgttttggcttcccttcattggcttcctgttaaatccagaattgaattcaaaatcctgctcctcacatagaaggtcttaaataatcaggccccatcttatcttaatgaccttgtagtaccatatcaccctattagagcacttcgctctcgcactgcaggcctacttgttgttcctagagtatttaaaagtagaatgggagggagagccttcagttttcaggcccctcttctgtggaaccagcttccagtttggattcgggagacagacactatctctacttttaagattaggcttaaaactttcctttttggtaaagcatatagttagggctggaccaggtgaccctgaatcctcccttagttatgctgcaatagacgtaggctgccgggggattcccatgatgcattgagtttttccttttcagtcacctttctcactcactatgtgttaatagacctctctgcattgagtCATACATATTAATatgttttgtctgtgtgtgtgtgtgtgtgtgtgtgggggggggggggggggggcagagggagtgttcgcccagggcgccaaacaggctaggaccgccactgctcatatgcaatattagttcttgtcaatccttgtcactacattgCATGCCTGttcataaacatatatacacatagtctagttacacacacacacaccaatattTTTCAATACACGTGTCCAtatttatgtttccagattgtttgtatagtgcactttctatactgTGCTCTttgtatagtttttatttttgctgcttaTTTCTTgcattttccacttgtgggactaataaatgcagatttgttgtgtgtgtgtgtgtgtgtgtgtgtgtgtgtgtgtgtgtgtgtgtgtgtgtgtgtgtgtgtgtgtgcaacattggcatttgtttactcagatccaaggcaggccaaacctctgtgttacagcCTTCAGAAATTCATGCCATATcgatacaaaagacacacattcaaaGTATACTgatacacaagtctgttttatttcaaagtgtttcaaactttacagcgtttgcagacccagtgttcatcatccctgcatttggcacaggtgaatttgtgacatgttgcacaggtaaacctgctgcgattcctgttgcagctctcttgcacctggcactgcgttATCTTTCCAGTCcctggcacagcagctgcagcagctccagCGGCCTGTGCGAatatttccttgtgctgcatgaatcggcaacgaagttcctgagctagaagactcagaaacaatcttcttttgcctctccaccctgtacatgccttgtacaaaatgtaggcattccccgccgccaggtccagcatattgtagaaaactgctactggccacctgcgtgttgctgctcttacggaatacatccgtgcaagttgaggaagttcacgccggactttattcaccgtgcccagtaacgttgttttgtgctgcagcagtctgtgcgacagtgaagtaaagaaattgtccgttgtgacatttctcccatcatccaaaaacggctccatcagtttcatgaccacgttctctgccagcctctctcccttctgacgactggggtctattcccaagtaaggagatgcactgcagacatatttggtcTCCAAGtccgtggccatccagaacttgatcccaaatttgtctggcttggttgcgatatactgtgtgaatggacaacgaaccttggtagggaacagctgttcatctatggtcatgtgttctcctggagtgaaactcttaGCACAGTTCTCGTTGAAGCGTGTCCAGATGTCGGAGATCGCCgcaaatttgtctgttttcacccgTTCTGCCCGCGTGTCCTTGTCATCAAATCGAAGGTGTTGCATAATTGAAATAAATCTATCTCGGGGCATTGTCTCTTTGATTACTGGCACCAGAAATCTTTCTGACCAGCAATCCACAATGGCACCAACAGGACACATGATTGCTCTTACAAACAGAATTGAAATGAATGCCATCAGTTCATGAACTGACAAATTCCAGTCCGGCTCTGTTCTGCGGGCTTGATTGACCGTACAATCCCTGATGGTGTGCAGCATTCCCACGTCTAACAGGCAAAGGAAGCTTTGGAGCACACTTGTAATTTTACGCTGTCGGAAGATAAACAAATAGAGAATGGTAAATTTACATGAACCTCACTCTAAATgggtttatataaatatcatatGTAATATGGCAGTGACAAACCTTAGCAAACTCTGTGGGTCCAGCTTGCGCAGTGAAGCACGAGCGATTTGCTTCTGCACTGGGCATTCCAATGTCCTCCTCAACCCACACAGTGCCGTCTTTTGCCgtgtggctctggctgggctTCCCAGTACCACGGGGCCTCTTCCGTGGAGGCATGTTGGGTTCTTGTTCCGTCTCCTTTTCAGATTCTTCTGAGGAGGCATCAGTGGCCTGCTGGACAAATGAAACCCCTCCTCCATCAGAATCCGCTTCGTCCATTTCCTGAAGCAAGGCCAAAGTCTGTTGCATGGAGAGGTTCTTCCTGCGTGGCAGTGATACGGAGGCCATCCTGATGTGCGTTCTCAGAAATGCGAAGAAGAAATGATTCTCTCTCCTGGTCGGTCTGCTTTTATGCACAGCACTGTGCTGTAGTCAAGCAATGCCACtcctacacatacacaaatcTCTCCtggttgggggagggtgtgttctccaacaaaagcaggagaacaatggagctgaaagcctgtgaaaatctcagcggggtgttaacactagaattactgagccttttttttcctggtgcaagtccctactactagatttattagccctgcgcaaatttgcgtaaatcCTCTGAACCTAAGACCTCCTAGAAttactgacttttttattttctggtggaagtcccgaggtgttaatcACCCCTGTTGAaattttcacaggtcgtcagctcgattctcctcctgcttttgttgtgcaaaccacccattatccttgaggcctggcacatttgcatttgttcaCTCAGAGTAGCTCCGATCCAAGGCAAGAGAAAAATCTGTGTTACAACCCTCAAAAATGCCTGCTGTATCTATACAAAATATCCCACACATTGACTGACCTGCAAATAtgaaagacacacattcacaatatatggaaAAACAAGTctgtttaatttattaaaaaattgTGTGAAAACAGAATCAATAGTTGCTAATACAATGACATGAGTGGCATATGTGATCTCTCCagctttgcatgttctctcctctGCCTGTTCAtgtaaaaatagcaaaaattaaaaaacaaaaaacataaaaaataaattctgtcCCTCAGTTCTTTTGCCACACTGCAAAAGACGGCACTGTGTGGGTTGAGGAGGACATTGGAATGCCCAGTGCAGTAGCAAATCGCTCGTGCTTCACTGCGCAAGCTGGACCCACAGAGTCTGCTAAGGTTTGTAATTGCCATAGTACatatgatatttatataaacccATTTACAGTGAGCTTCATGTATATTTACCATTCTCTAATTGTTTTAATTACTCCCCATCAGGGATTGTACGGTCAATCAAGCCCGCAGAACAGAGCCGGACTGGAATTTGTCAGTTCATGAACTGATGGCATTCATTTCAATTCTGTTTGTAAGAGCAATCATGTGTCCTGTTGGTGCCATTGTGGATTGCTGGTCAGAAAGATTTCTGGTGCCAGTAATCAAAGAGACAATTCCCCGAGATAGATTC
Proteins encoded:
- the LOC135932719 gene encoding piggyBac transposable element-derived protein 3-like; translated protein: MASVSLPRRKNLSMQQTLALLQEMDEADSDGGGVSFVQQATDASSEESEKETEQEPNMPPRKRPRGTGKPSQSHTAKDGTVWVEEDIGMPSAEANRSCFTAQAGPTEFAKRKITSVLQSFLCLLDVGMLHTIRDCTVNQARRTEPDWNLSVHELMAFISILFVRAIMCPVGAIVDCWSERFLVPVIKETMPRDRFISIMQHLRFDDKDTRAERVKTDKFAAISDIWTRFNENCAKSFTPGEHMTIDEQLFPTKVRCPFTQYIATKPDKFGIKFWMATDLETKYVCSASPYLGIDPSRQKGERLAENVVMKLMEPFLDDGRNVTTDNFFTSLSHRLLQHKTTLLGTVNKVRRELPQLARMYSVRAATRRWPVAVFYNMLDLAAGNAYILYKACTGWRGKRRLFLSLLAQELRCRFMQHKEIFAQAAGAAAAAVPGTGKITQCQVQESCNRNRSRFTCATCHKFTCAKCRDDEHWVCKRCKV